A genomic stretch from Desulfohalobium retbaense DSM 5692 includes:
- the cas7g gene encoding type I-G CRISPR-associated RAMP protein Csb1/Cas7g, with the protein MLEKLKNSKRILMEAELEPVQGDRFQPTGFPDIGAGTYQLPDGTRKILLESAQSMANRLENTIIDPGGELIEELKGLSYVKVDLEGESNAKTNSLMEAHRLNSPFIITDAKFQQTFKEEADYAKGKPIDWRKIAKTIFKYDVNSLLHGVFLANLEDGRIKIPRAITGFIEAIDAREVVYGGVKNNPIDPSGKIRAQEYDKDVYGNVPYQRMEYTASAIKVFFNFDLGMIRSYELGDNAEELLIALGLLKIRLFLEGGLRLRTACDLQLKNSDLTVSRPKDFVIPTSEELLKAIQEKIENCKEMFASPPVTKISTQTVSKETNQNTSG; encoded by the coding sequence ATGCTTGAAAAACTAAAAAATTCGAAACGAATACTGATGGAGGCTGAACTCGAGCCTGTTCAAGGTGATCGGTTCCAGCCAACAGGATTTCCAGACATTGGCGCAGGAACCTATCAACTCCCGGATGGGACCAGAAAGATACTGCTAGAATCGGCTCAATCAATGGCCAACAGACTAGAAAACACTATTATAGATCCCGGTGGCGAACTTATTGAAGAGCTAAAGGGGCTTTCTTATGTCAAAGTTGATCTTGAGGGCGAAAGTAATGCCAAAACCAACTCCCTGATGGAGGCCCACCGACTGAACTCCCCGTTTATCATTACGGACGCGAAGTTCCAGCAGACCTTCAAGGAGGAGGCGGATTACGCGAAAGGTAAACCTATTGATTGGCGGAAAATCGCCAAAACCATTTTCAAATATGACGTCAATTCGCTTCTCCATGGGGTTTTTCTGGCCAACCTCGAGGATGGCAGAATAAAAATACCCCGTGCGATTACCGGGTTTATAGAAGCCATTGATGCCAGAGAAGTCGTCTACGGCGGAGTGAAGAACAACCCCATTGATCCCTCGGGAAAAATCCGCGCTCAGGAATATGACAAAGACGTCTATGGCAATGTCCCCTACCAGCGGATGGAGTACACGGCCTCTGCGATAAAGGTATTTTTCAATTTTGATCTGGGCATGATCAGATCGTACGAACTCGGGGACAATGCCGAGGAACTCTTGATTGCTTTGGGACTGCTCAAAATCCGGCTTTTTCTGGAGGGAGGTTTGCGGCTGCGCACGGCGTGCGATTTGCAACTCAAAAATAGCGATTTAACTGTTTCAAGGCCAAAAGATTTTGTGATTCCTACCTCTGAAGAACTACTTAAAGCAATTCAGGAAAAAATCGAAAATTGCAAAGAGATGTTCGCTTCCCCTCCCGTGACGAAGATATCAACGCAAACCGTCTCAAAAGAAACTAACCAGAACACGAGCGGGTAA
- a CDS encoding nitroreductase family protein, with amino-acid sequence MHQIQITPEKCLQDGICVQTCPFGLFRDHPDGIPEIVDGAGELCIGCGHCVAICPGEAISLDGQGPEWCDPVDRTWAPSKEQILYHFRSRRSIRVYKEEAVDRPTLESLLDLARWAPSARNGQPVHWIVFQDHEAIHNLARLVVDWMRHKNLLPEIVHAFDNGKDMINRHAPCLVVAHASEQALKPVEDCSIALAHIEAAAPAFGLGGCWAGFFMTAAQQYQPLVDVLDLPQGHRVYGALMLGVPRFSYRRIPPRQELQVQWR; translated from the coding sequence ATGCACCAAATCCAAATCACCCCTGAAAAATGCCTGCAAGACGGGATTTGTGTCCAAACCTGCCCCTTTGGGCTCTTCCGGGACCACCCCGACGGGATCCCCGAAATAGTGGATGGCGCCGGTGAATTGTGTATCGGTTGCGGCCATTGCGTGGCCATCTGTCCTGGCGAGGCCATCAGCCTCGACGGCCAAGGCCCTGAATGGTGCGACCCGGTGGACAGAACATGGGCTCCTTCCAAAGAGCAGATCCTCTACCATTTTCGCAGCCGCCGCTCCATTCGGGTCTACAAAGAGGAGGCGGTGGACCGGCCGACATTGGAATCGCTGCTGGATCTTGCCCGCTGGGCGCCGTCAGCCCGCAACGGCCAGCCGGTGCACTGGATCGTCTTCCAGGACCACGAGGCCATCCACAATCTGGCGCGCCTGGTCGTGGACTGGATGCGGCACAAGAACCTCCTCCCGGAAATCGTGCACGCCTTTGACAACGGCAAAGACATGATCAACCGCCACGCCCCTTGCCTGGTAGTCGCCCATGCTTCGGAGCAGGCTCTCAAACCGGTTGAGGACTGCTCGATTGCCCTGGCGCATATCGAGGCCGCCGCCCCGGCATTCGGTCTGGGCGGCTGCTGGGCCGGCTTCTTCATGACCGCTGCCCAGCAGTATCAGCCTCTCGTGGATGTCCTGGACCTTCCCCAAGGGCATCGTGTCTACGGCGCTCTCATGCTCGGCGTCCCCCGCTTCTCCTACCGCCGGATTCCCCCCAGGCAGGAATTGCAGGTACAGTGGCGCTGA
- the csb2 gene encoding type I-G CRISPR-associated protein Csb2, protein MLALEFSFPAGRYHANPWGRNVNEGEAEWPPSPYRLARTLIDIQKRRFPDWSQSRIEAVLVAISGKPFYTLPPATTAHIRSFMSSNQKDASKKQKIFDSFVALGREEILYIAFDHKLDAQTRSDLTALVAEINYLGRSESWVSVGLKDLPEVAEWDCLPSDVAPEDPQYEIEKLACVLPKGDYQALPVSERVSWFDALCLSTQDLLKQGWSTPPALAWVDYARKRSKLNQSSLEETRARTQRDYRHIKYAVHSKVRPHVRETILFAERVRAKLMGIHRKTQGDDPEKVSAKFSGKNLDGLPLENHKHAFFLPLDEDNDGRIDHLLITADEPFDSTELMALDRLRSIWQPHGKPDASLILTSVQKNARPKHAKTWISVTPFVTARHFRKGRGTYWGWLTGEIKRECRFHFLPQPQEVNWIQWTMNGPQPIRWMEFTRGKREERPFRGHGCILRFDSPVPGPFALGARGHFGLGLFQPLE, encoded by the coding sequence ATGCTGGCTCTTGAATTCTCTTTTCCAGCAGGACGATATCACGCCAATCCATGGGGACGCAATGTCAACGAAGGTGAGGCGGAATGGCCTCCTTCGCCGTACAGGCTCGCCAGGACGCTTATCGACATCCAAAAACGCCGCTTCCCTGACTGGTCCCAATCAAGGATTGAAGCCGTCCTAGTGGCAATCAGCGGTAAGCCATTCTATACATTGCCACCAGCTACAACAGCTCATATCCGTTCCTTTATGAGCAGCAACCAAAAGGATGCTTCCAAAAAACAAAAAATTTTCGACTCGTTTGTGGCTTTAGGACGGGAAGAAATACTTTACATAGCCTTTGACCATAAGTTGGACGCACAGACGCGATCTGACTTGACAGCACTCGTGGCTGAAATCAATTATCTAGGTAGGTCTGAATCTTGGGTATCAGTAGGATTGAAGGACCTCCCCGAAGTCGCAGAATGGGATTGCCTGCCGAGTGATGTGGCCCCTGAGGACCCCCAGTATGAAATCGAAAAACTCGCTTGCGTACTACCCAAAGGGGATTACCAAGCCCTACCTGTGAGTGAACGGGTGTCTTGGTTTGACGCCCTGTGCCTTTCGACGCAGGATCTGTTGAAGCAGGGCTGGAGTACTCCCCCTGCCCTAGCCTGGGTTGACTATGCCCGGAAACGCTCCAAGCTTAACCAGTCCTCCCTTGAGGAAACCAGAGCGAGAACACAACGCGACTACCGGCATATAAAATACGCTGTGCATTCAAAGGTCCGTCCTCATGTCCGGGAAACGATCTTGTTTGCTGAACGGGTCAGGGCCAAATTGATGGGGATACACCGAAAGACCCAGGGTGATGATCCAGAAAAGGTCTCAGCCAAGTTTAGTGGAAAAAATCTTGATGGGCTACCGCTTGAAAACCATAAACACGCCTTTTTTCTCCCCCTTGACGAAGACAACGACGGACGAATTGACCATCTACTCATTACGGCCGATGAGCCGTTTGATTCCACAGAATTGATGGCTCTGGATCGACTGCGCTCCATCTGGCAGCCCCATGGCAAACCAGATGCAAGCCTAATCCTGACATCTGTCCAGAAAAACGCACGCCCCAAACATGCAAAAACCTGGATTAGTGTTACCCCTTTTGTCACAGCTCGGCATTTTCGCAAAGGCAGAGGGACATATTGGGGGTGGCTTACCGGGGAGATAAAGCGTGAATGCCGTTTCCATTTTCTTCCACAGCCACAAGAGGTCAACTGGATTCAGTGGACCATGAACGGCCCCCAGCCGATCAGGTGGATGGAATTTACCCGAGGCAAAAGAGAGGAACGCCCCTTCCGCGGGCATGGGTGCATCCTGCGATTCGACTCACCGGTACCTGGCCCTTTTGCGCTTGGCGCACGGGGCCATTTTGGCTTGGGACTATTCCAGCCGCTGGAATAA
- the cas8g1 gene encoding type I-G CRISPR-associated protein Cas8g1/Csx17 produces MHEYTLPGCSTRPLGSYLKGLAVFRLVAEQKDPDVTAWWDKGTFRVHTRLAPEELTSFFCEQYTPTPIITPWNGGSSFYPGDNTEGLEAIVQTGDSRFRIYKEAIEAVSSWPEWGKNVNTVRELMAALQGMISSSNPGKKQDELFTLQNNITNLAEKVKTTEGGDPLGMRLVDLSSRASEKAEVYKQLWNTAKKARTVYTKDIREQTKKIILPLCRSRLPDACLEWLDALCAIHADGEISYHQVLGSGGNDARLDFGNNFMKKISALLLGSDQSASRKFLSASLWGTSVEGLPKTKIGQFDPGRAGGYNQGMGIEAKDFTASPWDFILTIEGTLLLASSVGKRQGVSTGSTLTSPFTVRFSPVGFTSNVYTEPEGPETEIWMPLWNQPARYGEIKQLFSEGRCSIGKRQAKSGLEFSRAVGTLGVDRGITAFERYGFLKRRGENKVALPAGKIAVRFKPSLELVNELDPLLSKLDQFLRAFKKPPTSFLQARQKIDQNIFNCTLQPDPVQFLKIVRSLGQMEKRIALRDRDKDPKLPQPLFGLSPQWIIKSDDGSPETRIAAALASIHSTGKVGPIRSNMAGVRAQAPWHWEDRDSQQHWFGSDLTEKLGNVLTYRLMDAERKSVSNIPFMGNLELSPYDVMPFLHQETKDDLLEDLLWGFTLINWRKSGIQSIRNKWEKPTQQTVLSRTWCLLKLLHHPNKIKGHSFKREKSISHLLQAHRVDEACNKATQRLRISNLHPFPIYFEEELEPQRLLASLMLPVKDQHILENLVLERTTITGETHA; encoded by the coding sequence ATGCATGAATATACACTACCCGGATGTTCGACCCGGCCCTTAGGGAGCTATCTCAAGGGGTTGGCAGTCTTCAGGCTTGTAGCTGAGCAAAAGGACCCGGATGTAACAGCTTGGTGGGACAAAGGGACATTCCGGGTACACACTAGACTTGCCCCTGAGGAACTCACCTCCTTTTTTTGTGAGCAGTACACGCCAACTCCTATCATCACCCCCTGGAACGGCGGAAGTAGTTTTTATCCCGGAGACAACACTGAGGGCCTAGAGGCGATTGTGCAAACCGGGGACTCACGCTTCCGGATTTACAAAGAAGCCATCGAAGCCGTCTCAAGCTGGCCGGAGTGGGGTAAAAACGTAAATACCGTTAGGGAACTCATGGCGGCGCTGCAAGGCATGATTAGCTCCAGCAACCCTGGCAAAAAACAGGATGAACTTTTCACGCTGCAAAACAATATTACCAACCTAGCCGAAAAAGTGAAAACTACAGAAGGCGGGGACCCTCTGGGGATGCGGTTGGTGGATCTCTCTTCCCGTGCCAGTGAAAAGGCGGAGGTTTATAAACAGCTCTGGAACACCGCCAAGAAAGCCAGAACCGTATACACCAAGGATATCAGGGAACAAACAAAGAAAATCATTCTCCCCCTTTGTCGGAGCAGACTCCCAGATGCCTGCTTGGAGTGGCTGGATGCCTTATGTGCAATCCACGCCGACGGTGAAATTTCGTATCATCAGGTTCTTGGCTCAGGAGGCAATGACGCCCGGCTCGACTTCGGTAACAATTTTATGAAAAAAATCTCTGCCCTGTTGCTTGGAAGTGACCAATCTGCCTCTCGCAAATTTTTATCCGCGTCCCTATGGGGGACTTCGGTCGAAGGGCTCCCCAAGACGAAAATCGGGCAGTTCGACCCGGGACGTGCCGGGGGGTACAACCAAGGCATGGGGATTGAAGCCAAGGACTTCACCGCCTCCCCTTGGGATTTCATCCTGACCATTGAGGGGACACTTCTCCTGGCAAGTTCAGTGGGCAAAAGACAAGGCGTTTCAACAGGTTCAACATTGACGAGCCCGTTTACCGTCAGGTTTTCCCCTGTAGGATTCACGTCAAACGTATATACGGAACCCGAAGGTCCGGAAACCGAAATCTGGATGCCTCTCTGGAATCAACCAGCCAGGTACGGGGAGATCAAACAACTTTTCTCTGAAGGTCGCTGTTCAATTGGCAAGCGCCAAGCCAAATCAGGGCTCGAATTTTCCCGGGCTGTTGGCACGTTGGGCGTTGATAGAGGCATCACGGCCTTTGAACGCTATGGATTTTTGAAACGGCGAGGGGAGAATAAGGTCGCCCTACCTGCAGGGAAAATCGCGGTGCGCTTCAAGCCATCCTTGGAGCTTGTAAATGAACTTGACCCATTACTTTCCAAATTGGATCAATTTCTGCGCGCCTTCAAAAAACCACCGACGTCTTTCCTTCAGGCGCGACAAAAAATCGACCAAAACATTTTCAATTGCACTCTGCAGCCCGATCCCGTGCAATTTCTCAAAATTGTAAGATCGCTAGGGCAAATGGAAAAACGTATTGCCCTTCGTGATCGCGACAAAGATCCAAAACTGCCTCAGCCTCTATTTGGCCTATCCCCGCAATGGATTATAAAAAGTGATGATGGGAGCCCCGAAACCCGGATTGCTGCTGCACTGGCTTCAATCCACAGCACCGGTAAAGTCGGCCCCATAAGAAGCAATATGGCTGGAGTCAGGGCTCAAGCGCCGTGGCACTGGGAGGACCGAGACTCTCAGCAGCACTGGTTTGGAAGCGACCTCACCGAAAAGCTAGGTAACGTGCTCACGTATCGCCTCATGGATGCTGAGCGCAAATCAGTGTCAAATATTCCGTTTATGGGAAATCTGGAACTTTCCCCATATGATGTAATGCCTTTTTTGCACCAGGAGACCAAGGACGATCTGCTCGAGGACCTCTTATGGGGATTTACGTTGATCAATTGGCGCAAGTCAGGGATACAATCAATACGGAATAAGTGGGAAAAACCCACCCAACAAACTGTTTTATCAAGGACATGGTGTTTGCTGAAGCTACTACACCATCCAAATAAAATAAAAGGCCACAGCTTTAAACGTGAAAAAAGCATTTCCCATCTCCTCCAGGCCCACCGCGTAGATGAAGCCTGCAACAAAGCTACCCAACGCCTTCGGATCTCAAATCTCCACCCATTCCCCATCTACTTTGAAGAGGAATTGGAACCACAACGGCTATTGGCGAGCTTGATGCTGCCAGTCAAAGATCAGCACATTCTTGAAAATTTGGTTCTTGAAAGGACAACTATAACAGGAGAGACCCATGCTTGA
- a CDS encoding transposase codes for MAQRKKHGPNFKAKVALEAVKGDQAMAELASNWGVHPTQTTNWKRHLLDELPELLKNKDKKAKIPVPCRMRYTRKSVS; via the coding sequence ATGGCTCAGCGAAAGAAGCACGGCCCCAATTTCAAAGCCAAGGTCGCCCTAGAGGCAGTCAAAGGCGATCAGGCCATGGCCGAGTTGGCCAGCAATTGGGGTGTTCATCCTACTCAGACCACCAATTGGAAGAGGCATCTGCTGGATGAGCTACCGGAACTTCTCAAGAATAAAGACAAAAAAGCAAAGATTCCAGTGCCCTGCAGGATGCGCTACACCAGGAAATCGGTTAGCTGA
- a CDS encoding thermonuclease family protein: MRRFMANPLIALGRFVLVWFIILLSPGLVFSWTGKAVHIKDGDTIVVLRDHTEVDVRLYGIDCPEKRQHFGTRAKRFTAKMVGMQRVEVQEMDVDRYGRVVGLVALAGSGESLNAALLYNGLAWVYHKYCGQDFCGRWITLERKAKLAKRGLWGQPNPIPPWEWRHGGRSGSQSRSGAGGDKDCSDFSTQAQAQRFFEAHQPGDPHQLDGDGDGQVCEGLP, from the coding sequence ATGAGACGCTTTATGGCTAATCCCCTGATTGCCTTGGGAAGATTTGTCCTTGTCTGGTTTATCATCCTTCTCTCCCCGGGCCTGGTTTTTTCCTGGACAGGTAAGGCGGTCCATATCAAAGACGGCGATACGATCGTGGTCTTACGAGACCATACTGAGGTCGACGTGCGCCTGTATGGTATCGACTGTCCGGAAAAACGCCAGCATTTTGGGACCAGAGCCAAGCGGTTTACTGCTAAGATGGTCGGTATGCAGCGCGTGGAAGTCCAAGAAATGGATGTTGACCGCTACGGTCGCGTGGTCGGCCTTGTCGCCTTGGCCGGTTCAGGGGAAAGTCTTAATGCGGCATTGCTCTATAATGGCCTAGCCTGGGTTTATCATAAGTATTGCGGACAAGATTTTTGTGGCCGCTGGATCACCTTGGAACGAAAGGCGAAGCTCGCCAAGCGGGGGCTGTGGGGGCAACCAAATCCGATCCCCCCTTGGGAGTGGCGGCATGGTGGCCGTTCTGGTAGCCAGAGTAGAAGCGGGGCTGGTGGCGACAAGGATTGTAGCGATTTTTCGACCCAGGCCCAGGCGCAGCGGTTCTTTGAGGCCCATCAACCCGGCGACCCCCACCAGTTGGACGGAGATGGGGACGGGCAGGTGTGTGAGGGGTTGCCGTGA
- the cas3g gene encoding type I-G CRISPR-associated helicase/endonuclease Cas3g has product MDFTSLFKQTVGNDLHPYPYQVALAHRDWPDIVDIPTGLGKTAAIITTWIYKRLQQDPQTPRRLVYCLPMRVLVEQTAAHAEQWVNALTEQHIYTEASRPLVHLLMGGDVDQNWDAMPERDQILIGTQDQLLSRALNRGYSMSRFRWPVHFGLLNNDCLWVMDEIQLMGEGLATTAQLQAFREHFQSAFPVRSVWMSATLRPSWLSTIDFSPRVDSLVSQSLSESDLTHSAVTKRLEASKPLEKAPCSSNEPKKLAQFALECHKAGTRTLVVLNTVKRAQALFQHLKKHKPKCDLVLIHSRFRAQDKAHAIEKLLSPVNEQGTICVTTQVIEAGVDVSSSTLITDLAPWASLIQRFGRCNRDGHENDAKIYWLGLDITKKGHSAPYKADELLKATHILESLLNAKPSTLPAPNNDPQYLHVLRKKDLVDLFDTTPDIAGADIDVSRFIRDVDDYSLQVFWRYLDGKEPSALEPAPAKQELCNVPITSLQSAPDLKKWRWDYLEKEWQRIWRNEELYPGLTILLDTAAGGYSAELGWTGNKNDVPAPLPTREKPFEAHDDDTITSMGWQTLSDHVQAVVNELDLLLDCLPLDDYESIEALKLAARWHDSGKAHPVFQEAMVKNTTPPEQNKLWGKTFLGNVTYSRRGFRHELASALAMIENGLPDLAVYLAAAHHGKLRLTIRSLPNETKPDQMEKRFAKGIWDGDVLPEAELGNGTVMSETTLDLSVMELGEGAKGPSWLSRTLKLRDSQRLGPFKLAYLEALLRIADWRASRNQDSSHA; this is encoded by the coding sequence ATGGACTTCACTTCACTCTTCAAGCAAACAGTTGGGAATGATCTACATCCCTACCCCTACCAGGTAGCCCTTGCCCATCGAGATTGGCCGGACATAGTCGATATTCCCACTGGGTTGGGGAAAACCGCTGCTATCATAACAACCTGGATTTATAAGCGATTGCAGCAAGACCCTCAGACACCCCGCCGGTTGGTGTATTGCCTACCTATGCGTGTACTGGTGGAACAAACGGCGGCACATGCTGAGCAGTGGGTCAATGCTCTGACGGAACAACATATTTACACCGAGGCAAGTCGGCCCTTGGTCCATTTATTAATGGGGGGAGACGTCGATCAAAACTGGGATGCCATGCCCGAGCGCGATCAAATACTTATCGGCACACAGGATCAGCTTCTCTCCAGAGCCCTTAACCGTGGGTATTCCATGAGCCGCTTTCGCTGGCCCGTACACTTTGGATTACTAAACAATGACTGCTTATGGGTGATGGATGAAATCCAACTCATGGGAGAGGGCTTGGCTACAACCGCACAACTTCAAGCCTTTCGTGAGCATTTCCAGTCCGCATTCCCAGTTCGTTCAGTCTGGATGAGTGCCACCTTACGTCCAAGCTGGCTATCGACAATTGATTTCTCTCCACGTGTGGATTCTTTAGTTTCTCAATCATTAAGCGAATCAGACCTTACACATAGCGCTGTCACAAAGCGGCTTGAAGCCTCCAAGCCGCTTGAAAAGGCTCCGTGCAGCTCAAACGAGCCCAAAAAATTGGCGCAATTCGCTCTGGAATGCCACAAAGCTGGCACTCGCACCCTGGTAGTTCTCAACACAGTCAAACGGGCCCAAGCCCTTTTCCAACATCTCAAAAAACATAAACCTAAATGCGATCTCGTACTGATTCATTCGCGATTCCGGGCCCAGGACAAAGCCCATGCTATCGAGAAACTCCTTTCCCCGGTCAACGAGCAGGGGACAATCTGTGTAACCACCCAAGTCATTGAAGCCGGTGTCGATGTCAGCTCTAGTACCCTGATCACGGACTTGGCCCCGTGGGCTTCATTGATCCAGCGTTTTGGACGCTGTAACCGTGATGGCCATGAAAACGACGCCAAAATATACTGGCTAGGTCTGGATATAACCAAAAAGGGGCACTCTGCTCCCTACAAAGCAGATGAACTTCTGAAGGCCACCCATATTCTCGAAAGTCTGCTTAATGCAAAACCCTCCACACTACCCGCCCCCAATAACGACCCACAATATCTGCACGTATTGAGAAAAAAGGACCTTGTAGACCTTTTCGATACTACCCCGGACATTGCCGGTGCGGATATCGATGTCTCACGCTTTATCAGGGATGTAGACGATTATTCCCTCCAAGTCTTTTGGCGCTATTTGGACGGAAAGGAACCCTCAGCGCTCGAGCCCGCTCCCGCCAAACAGGAGCTTTGCAATGTTCCAATTACTTCGCTACAAAGTGCTCCTGACCTCAAAAAATGGAGATGGGATTATTTGGAAAAAGAGTGGCAACGCATATGGAGAAATGAAGAATTGTACCCTGGTTTAACCATCCTCTTGGATACTGCCGCAGGGGGGTATAGCGCTGAACTCGGATGGACTGGCAATAAAAATGATGTGCCCGCCCCTCTACCGACCAGGGAAAAACCATTCGAAGCGCATGACGATGACACTATTACCTCCATGGGCTGGCAGACGTTATCTGACCATGTTCAGGCTGTGGTCAACGAATTGGATTTACTTCTCGATTGTCTACCCCTTGATGATTATGAAAGCATAGAAGCCCTGAAACTTGCCGCCCGTTGGCACGATTCGGGGAAAGCCCATCCAGTTTTCCAGGAAGCCATGGTTAAAAACACTACACCTCCAGAACAAAACAAGCTTTGGGGAAAAACCTTCTTGGGGAATGTAACGTATTCCCGTAGAGGATTCAGGCATGAACTCGCTTCAGCCCTTGCAATGATCGAAAACGGTTTACCTGACTTGGCTGTTTATTTGGCTGCTGCCCACCATGGAAAGCTCCGTTTAACAATCAGGTCCCTACCCAACGAAACTAAGCCCGATCAAATGGAAAAACGCTTTGCCAAAGGGATATGGGATGGAGATGTACTACCGGAGGCAGAGCTTGGTAATGGCACGGTCATGTCGGAAACAACACTGGATCTCTCGGTTATGGAATTGGGGGAAGGAGCTAAAGGTCCAAGTTGGCTGTCTCGCACGCTGAAACTAAGAGACAGCCAACGTCTGGGACCTTTTAAGCTGGCATATCTTGAAGCTCTGCTCAGGATTGCCGATTGGCGTGCAAGCAGGAATCAGGACTCTAGTCATGCATGA
- a CDS encoding DUF2905 domain-containing protein: MGRLVMAIGVGIVVVGAVLHFAPWLLNWFGKLPGDIRFEGERTKVFLPITSMIVISLVVSLLLNIFRR; encoded by the coding sequence ATGGGACGTCTGGTGATGGCAATTGGTGTGGGAATCGTGGTTGTCGGGGCGGTACTGCATTTCGCGCCCTGGCTTTTGAACTGGTTTGGAAAACTGCCGGGGGATATCCGGTTTGAAGGCGAGCGGACCAAGGTGTTTCTTCCTATCACGTCGATGATCGTGATCAGTCTCGTGGTCAGTCTGCTGCTCAATATTTTCCGGCGCTGA